Proteins encoded together in one Larus michahellis chromosome 4, bLarMic1.1, whole genome shotgun sequence window:
- the LOC141743070 gene encoding inositol 1,4,5-trisphosphate receptor-interacting protein-like 1, with product MAAIRVLALLVLSIFQLLPMVGDELDEAMREHVQQRVEHLMARMTWLLQELEQRSLEQRSQKPAFAWGGLIFAALQQWQFWAIAGVPVLLFRLCWWRWKRRQQPEIGHEEESSSSSTELQEDESEEEDADDYQRCLLNSITKRIRLSVKSMAYRRQVVEELASDLLTVLQERLSNSFFPALQPAIGVGSAFEGWSPAGHDAVYRLLVPMKPPRGHTFHLELGAAGEMPAKNCVRVELECTCTRDQGMENVLCFLHQPEEGLGRNQVSSLLGILCTGSYLDVEKIARCFQNMVISAWREMPQSRLYTMKVLPSSRSCKLQLTNSSRRSLFIEMMFGVQRGDSDIFLSSQTAEAIFTPSTIWAESYAVAEVKFFRHVARQAPRDTSHLKCLQLCAGTLVGTGFSTYTLKTIVMHLLNTIPSSSWRRREFLMRLQDIMWYLHGCLEEKRLHHFFFGNENMPEDIVLPPDTQTAKPINLFQYLVHDPTAHTKALREFSVLQDQLIRLVFYRL from the coding sequence atggctgcaatAAGGGTCCTCGCCTTGCTTGTGCTaagcatcttccagctcctgccGATGGTTGGCgatgagctggacgaggccatgCGCGAGCATGTGCAGCAGCGTGTGGAGCATCTGATGGCTCGGATgacttggctgctgcaggagctggagcagaggagcctggagcagaggagccagaagccagcctttgcctggggaggcctcatctttgctgccttgcagcagtggcagttctgggCGATTGCTGGagtcccagtcctgctcttcaggctctgctggtggcgcTGGAAAAGGAGGCAACAGCCAGAGATCGGCCATGAagaggagagctccagcagcagcacagagctgcaggaGGATGAAAGTGAAGAAGAAGATGCTGATGATTATCAGAGGTGTCTGCTGAATTCTATCACAAAGCGCATCCGATTGTCAGTGAAGAGCATGGCCTACAGGAGACAGGTGGTGGAAGAGCTGGCGAGCGACCTCCTCACTGTCTTACAAGAACGCTTGTCAAATAGTTTCTTCCCGGCGCTGCAGCCAGCCATCGGGGTGGGCAGCGCCTTTGAAGGTTGGAGTCCCgctgggcatgatgctgtctACCGCCTGCTTGTGCCCATgaagcccccccgggggcacACCTTCCACCTGGAGCTGGGCGCTGCGGGGGAGATGCCGGCAAAGAACTGCGTCCGCGTGGAGCTGGAGTGCACCTGCACCAGGGACCAAGGCATGGAGAacgtgctgtgcttcctccaccaaccTGAGGAGGGGCTAGGCAGAAATCAGGTTTCGAGCCTCCTAGGCATCCTCTGCACTGGCTCCTACCTAGATGTTGAGAAAATTGCCCGCTGTTTTCAGAACATGGTGATCTCAGCCTGGCGGGAGATGCCTCAGTCACGTCTCTACACTatgaaggtgctgccttccagccgctcctgcaagctgcagctgacaaacTCCTCCAGGAGATCCCTCTTCATTGAGATGATGTTTGGGGTGCAGCGAGGCGACTCggacatcttcctgagcagccagactgcAGAGGCCATCTTCACCCCAAGCACAATTTGGGCAGAGAGCTATGCTGTGGCCGAGGTGAAGTTCTTCAGGCATgtggccaggcaggccccgcGTGACACCTCCCACCTCAAATGCCTGCAACTCTGCGCTGGTACCCTGGTGGGAACAGGCTTTTCCACCTATACCTTGAAGACAATTGTGATGCACCTCCTGAACACCATACCCTCgtcaagctggagaaggagggaattcCTGATGCGGCTGCAGGATATCATGTGGTACCTGCACggctgcttggaggaaaaacGCCTGCACCACTTCTTCTTTGGTAATGAGAACATGCCTGAGGACATCGTCTTACCCCCAGACACCCAAACAGCTAAGCCTATCAACCTATTCCAGTACCTGGTGCATGATCCAACAGCCCACACCAAGGCACTGCGTGAGTTCAGTGTACTGCAAGATCAGCTCATAAGACTGGTCTTCTACAGACTTTGA